The stretch of DNA AGAAACGTTGACGAATGGTTTTAAAATAAGTGTTGCAAATGCTTTGATGGCAACGCAATTTTTGCTGACAGATTTGAAATCGAGTAAGGGGGCAATTTTATTAACTGGAGGGATGGCAAGCCATTACCCTAACCCAGAGGTCGCATCGGCTTCTTTAGGCAAGGCGGGGCTAAAAAGTTTGGCAAGCCAACTTCATCAAGTGCTAAAGAAAGATGGGGTTTATGTCGGACTTTTGACGATAAGTGGTTGGATACAGGCTATGGATGAAAAGTATTCGCCTAAACGATTGGCGGAGGAATTTTGGACAATGTACCAGGATAAAAACCAAGCAGAAGTCTTGTATTAAAAGAAAGAATATTTTAAGGGTCAATATGTTAATTGCTCCGCTAATTTTTTATGTTTTTTGATGAAAAATTAGTGGAGTAT from Aureispira anguillae encodes:
- a CDS encoding SDR family NAD(P)-dependent oxidoreductase, which gives rise to MNKNIIIIGMGENLSLGIAEKFGKEGFAIGMISRTAEKLKTLQDHLAQLGIRSEFEVADVSNSRQMLDALAKLQSKMGVITILQYNAVDFRTGHILSETIETLTNGFKISVANALMATQFLLTDLKSSKGAILLTGGMASHYPNPEVASASLGKAGLKSLASQLHQVLKKDGVYVGLLTISGWIQAMDEKYSPKRLAEEFWTMYQDKNQAEVLY